Proteins from one Plasmodium cynomolgi strain B DNA, scaffold: 1149, whole genome shotgun sequence genomic window:
- a CDS encoding hypothetical protein (putative), which produces MLQYFIHVDSIPNDIPKEIFNDLTLIINDKLFKTSCPYFNFNEKIHKPTELMKLRIFNANADTFQSMLKDINKSDECSLKRYVYKCIEVYREINSAYCSGGDDMKEENRNSCDIIRQFNNLYTFYIFNKEGILHNFPELSSNTPTNIIVGCPSEEIE; this is translated from the exons atgttgcaatattttatacatgtgGAT agtattCCTAATGATATTcctaaagaaatatttaatgaTCTAACTCTTATTATAAATGATAAACTCTTTAAAACCTCTTGTccttattttaattttaatgaaaaaatccaCAAACCAACAGAATTAATGAAATTACGTATATTTAATGCTAATGCTGATACATTTCAAAGTATGCTGAAGGATATAAATAAGTCAGATGAGTGTTCATTAAAAAGATATGTATACAAATGTATTGAGGTATATAGAGAAATAAATTCCGCGTACTGCTCTGGAGGAGATGAtatgaaagaagaaaaccGAAATTCATGTGATATAATACGTCAATTTAATAActtgtatacattttatatttttaataaggAAGGCATACTTCATAATTTTCCAGAATTGTCTTCTAATACTCCTACAAATATTATAGTTGGTTGCCCATCAGAAGAAATTGAGTAA